In a genomic window of Glycine max cultivar Williams 82 chromosome 13, Glycine_max_v4.0, whole genome shotgun sequence:
- the LOX1.1 gene encoding seed linoleate 13S-lipoxygenase-1 — translation MFSAGHKIKGTVVLMPKNELEVNPDGSAVDNLNAFLGRSVSLQLISATKADAHGKGKVGKDTFLEGINTSLPTLGAGESAFNIHFEWDGSMGIPGAFYIKNYMQVEFFLKSLTLEAISNQGTIRFVCNSWVYNTKLYKSVRIFFANHTYVPSETPAPLVEYREEELKSLRGNGTGERKEYDRIYDYDVYNDLGNPDKSEKLARPVLGGSSTFPYPRRGRTGRGPTVTDPNTEKQGEVFYVPRDENLGHLKSKDALEIGTKSLSQIVQPAFESAFDLKSTPIEFHSFQDVHDLYEGGIKLPRDVISTIIPLPVIKELYRTDGQHILKFPQPHVVQVSQSAWMTDEEFAREMIAGVNPCVIRGLEEFPPKSNLDPAIYGDQSSKITADSLDLDGYTMDEALGSRRLFMLDYHDIFMPYVRQINQLNSAKTYATRTILFLREDGTLKPVAIELSLPHSAGDLSAAVSQVVLPAKEGVESTIWLLAKAYVIVNDSCYHQLMSHWLNTHAAMEPFVIATHRHLSVLHPIYKLLTPHYRNNMNINALARQSLINANGIIETTFLPSKYSVEMSSAVYKNWVFTDQALPADLIKRGVAIKDPSTPHGVRLLIEDYPYAADGLEIWAAIKTWVQEYVPLYYARDDDVKNDSELQHWWKEAVEKGHGDLKDKPWWPKLQTLEDLVEVCLIIIWIASALHAAVNFGQYPYGGLIMNRPTASRRLLPEKGTPEYEEMINNHEKAYLRTITSKLPTLISLSVIEILSTHASDEVYLGQRDNPHWTSDSKALQAFQKFGNKLKEIEEKLVRRNNDPSLQGNRLGPVQLPYTLLYPSSEEGLTFRGIPNSISI, via the exons ATGTTTTCAGCAGGCCATAAGATCAAAGGGACAGTGGTGTTGATGCCCAAGAATGAGTTGGAAGTTAACCCTGATGGCTCAGCAGTTGACAACCTTAATGCTTTCTTGGGCCGTAGTGTCTCCCTTCAGCTCATTAGTGCTACCAAGGCTGATG CACatggaaaaggaaaagttgGAAAGGATACGTTCTTGGAAGGGATTAATACTTCGTTACCAACTTTGGGAGCAGGAGAGTCTGCATTCAATATTCATTTTGAATGGGACGGAAGCATGGGAATCCCCGGTGCGTTTTACATAAAGAACTACATGCAAGTTGAGTTCTTCCTCAAGAGTTTGACTCTTGAAGCCATTTCAAACCAAGGAACCATCCGCTTTGTTTGCAACTCATGGGTTTATAACACTAAACTTTACAAAAGCGTGCGCATTTTCTTTGCCAACCAT ACATATGTACCTAGTGAGACACCAGCACCACTTGTGGAGTACAGAGAAGAAGAATTGAAGAGTTTAAGAGGAAATGGAACGGGAGAGCGCAAGGAATATGATAGGATCTATGATTATGATGTCTACAATGATTTGGGCAACCCAGATAAGAGTGAAAAGTTAGCTCGTCCAGTTCTTGGAGGGTCTAGCACCTTTCCCTACCCTCGTAGGGGAAGAACTGGTCGAGGTCCAACAGTTACAG ACCCGAATACTGAGAAACAAGGCGAAGTATTTTATGTTCCAAGAGATGAAAATTTAGGTCACTTGAAGTCTAAGGATGCTCTTGAGATTGGAACAAAATCTTTATCTCAAATTGTCCAGCCGGCGTTCGAATCTGCGTTCGATTTGAAATCCACGCCAATTGAGTTTCATAGCTTCCAAGATGTGCATGACTTGTATGAAGGTGGAATTAAGCTTCCTAGAGATGTAATTAGCACAATTATCCCCTTACCAGTGATCAAAGAACTCTATCGTACCGATGGTCAACACATCCTCAAGTTTCCACAACCTCACGTCGTTCAAG TGAGTCAGTCTGCATGGATGACTGATGAAGAATTTGCTAGAGAGATGATTGCTGGTGTAAATCCCTGCGTAATTCGTGGTCTTGAA GAGTTCCCTCCAAAAAGTAATCTGGATCCTGCAATCTATGGTGATCAAAGCAGTAAGATAACAGCAGATTCCCTTGATCTAGATGGGTACACAATGGACGAG GCACTTGGTAGTCGAAGGTTATTTATGTTAGATTACCATGATATCTTCATGCCATATGTGAGGCAGATAAATCAGCTGAATTCTGCCAAGACTTATGCGACAAGGACTATCCTTTTTTTGAGAGAAGATGGAACTTTAAAGCCAGTGGCCATCGAATTAAGTTTGCCACATTCTGCTGGGGATCTGTCAGCTGCCGTCAGTCAAGTCGTCTTACCTGCTAAGGAAGGTGTTGAGAGCACAATTTGGCTACTAGCCAAAGCTTATGTCATCGTAAATGACTCTTGCTACCATCAACTCATGAGCCATTg GTTAAATACTCATGCGGCGATGGAGCCATTCGTCATAGCAACACACCGACATCTTAGCGTGCTTCACCCAATTTACAAGCTTCTGACTCCTCACTATCGTAACAACATGAACATCAACGCACTTGCCAGGCAATCTCTAATTAATGCTAATGGCATAATAGAGACAACCTTTTTGCCCTCAAAGTATTCTGTGGAGATGTCTTCGGCGGTTTATAAGAATTGGGTTTTCACTGATCAAGCACTACCTGCAGATCTTATCAAGag AGGAGTGGCAATTAAGGATCCATCAACCCCACATGGAGTTCGTCTTCTGATAGAGGACTATCCTTATGCCGCTGATGGACTGGAGATATGGGCTGCAATTAAGACATGGGTTCAAGAATATGTGCCCTTGTACTATGCAAGagatgatgatgtcaaaaatgATTCTGAACTCCAACATTGGTGGAAAGAAGCTGTAGAGAAAGGCCATGGTGATTTGAAAGACAAGCCATGGTGGCCTAAGTTGCAGACACTTGAAGACCTTGTTGAAGTTTGCCTCATTATCATATGGATTGCTTCAGCTCTCCATGCAGCCGTTAATTTTGGTCAGTATCCTTATGGAGGTTTGATAATGAACCGCCCAACTGCTTCTAGAAGGTTGCTTCCTGAGAAAGGCACCCCAGAATATGAAGAAATGATTAATAACCATGAAAAGGCTTATTTGAGAACAATTACATCAAAGTTGCCGACTCTCATTAGCCTTTCAGTGATAGAGATCTTGTCGACACATGCTTCTGATGAGGTCTACCTTGGCCAGAGGGACAACCCACATTGGACCTCTGATTCAAAAGcattacaagcctttcaaaagtTTGGAAACAAGCTCAAGGAAATTGAGGAAAAACTTGTGAGGAGGAACAATGATCCGAGTCTGCAGGGCAATCGACTTGGCCCGGTTCAACTGCCATACACTTTGCTTTATCCTAGCAGTGAGGAAGGGTTAACTTTTAGGGGAATTCCAAATAGCATCTCTATCTAA
- the LOXB1 gene encoding linoleate 9S-lipoxygenase-4: MFPFGQKGQKIKGTMVVMQKNVLDINSITSVGGIVDQGLGFIGSAVDALTFAATKISIQLISATKADGGKGKIGKSTNLRGKITLPTLGAGEQAYDVNFEWDSDFGIPGAFYIKNFMQNEFYLKSLILEDIPNHGTIHFVCNSWVYNSKNYKTDRIFFANNTYLPSETPAPLLKYREEELKNVRGDGTGERKEWDRIYDYDVYNDLGNPDSGDKYARPVLGGSALPYPRRGRTGRGKTRKDPNSEKPSDFVYLPRDEAFGHLKSSDFLAYGIKSVSQDVLPVLTDAFDGNILSLEFDNFAEVHKLYEGGVTLPTNFLSKIAPIPVIKEIFRTDGEQFLKYPPPKVMQVDKSAWMTDEEFARETIAGLNPNVIKIIEEFPLSSKLDTQAYGDHTCIIAKEHLEPNLGGLTVEQAIQNKKLFILDHHDYLIPYLRKINANTTKTYATRTIFFLKDDGTLTPLAIELSKPHPQGEEYGPVSEVYVPASEGVEAYIWLLAKAYVVVNDACYHQIISHWLSTHAIVEPFVIATNRQLSVVHPIYKLLFPHYRDTMNINSLARKALVNADGIIEKTFLWGRYSMEMSAVIYKDWVFTDQALPNDLVKRGVAVKDPSAPHGVRLLIEDYPYASDGLEIWDAIKSWVQEYVSFYYKSDEELQKDPELQAWWKELVEVGHGDLKDKPWWQKMQTREELVEASAILIWIASALHAAVNFGQYPYGGLILNRPTISRRFMPEKGSPEYDALAKNPEKEFLKTITGKKETLIDLTVIEILSRHASDEFYLGQRDGGDYWTSDAGPLEAFKRFGKKLEEIEKKLIEKNKDETLRNRYGPAKMPYTLLYPSSEEGLTFRGIPNSISI, encoded by the exons TGTTGGAGGGATCGTTGACCAAGGCTTAGGCTTCATAGGCAGTGCAGTCGATGCACTTACTTTTGCAGCCACCAAAATCTCCATCCAGTTGATTAGTGCTACCAAGGCTGATG GTGGGAAAGGAAAAATTGGAAAGAGTACAAATTTAAGAGGAAAGATAACATTACCAACCTTGGGAGCTGGCGAACAAGCATACGATGTTAATTTTGAATGGGACAGTGACTTCGGAATTCCCGGTGCATTTTATATTAAGAACTTCATGCAAAATGAGTTCTACCTCAAGTCTCTAATTCTCGAAGACATTCCAAACCACGGAACCATTCACTTCGTATGCAACTCCTGGGTTTACAATTCAAAAAACTACAAGACTGATCGCATTTTCTTTGCCAACAAT ACATATCTTCCAAGCGAGACACCAGCTCCACTTTTGAAGTACAGAGAAGAAGAATTGAAGAATGTAAGAGGGGATGGAACTGGAGAGCGCAAGGAATGGGATAGGATCTATGATTATGATGTCTACAATGACTTGGGCAACCCGGATAGCGGTGATAAATATGCACGCCCCGTTCTTGGTGGTTCAGCCTTACCTTACCCTCGCAGAGGAAGAACCggaagaggaaaaactagaaaag ATCCCAACAGTGAGAAGCCGAGCGATTTTGTTTACCTTCCAAGAGATGAAGCATTTGGTCACTTGAAGTCATCAGATTTTCTCGCTTATGGAATCAAATCTGTATCCCAAGATGTCTTGCCTGTCTTGACTGATGCATTCGATGGAAATATTTTGAGCCTTGAGTTTGATAATTTTGCTGAAGTGCACAAACTCTATGAAGGTGGAGTTACACTACCTACAAACTTTCTTAGCAAGATCGCCCCTATACCAGTGATCAAGGAAATTTTTCGAACTGATGGCGAACAGTTCCTCAAGTATCCACCACCTAAAGTGATGCAGG TGGATAAGTCTGCATGGATGACTGATGAAGAATTTGCAAGAGAAACGATTGCTGGTTTAAATCCAAATGTCATTAAGATTATAGAG GAGTTCCCACTAAGTAGCAAGCTAGATACTCAAGCCTATGGTGATCATACCTGTATAATAGCAAAAGAACATTTGGAGCCTAACTTAGGTGGGCTCACTGTTGAGCAG GCTATCCAAAACAAGAAGTTGTTCATCTTAGATCACCATGACTATCTCATTccttatttgaggaaaataaatgcaaatacCACAAAGACTTATGCTACAAGAACcatatttttcttgaaagaTGATGGAACTTTGACACCATTGGCCATTGAGTTAAGTAAGCCACATCCTCAGGGTGAAGAATATGGTCCTGTTAGCGAAGTCTACGTGCCTGCCAGCGAAGGAGTGGAAGCTTATATTTGGTTACTGGCAAAGGCTTATGTTGTTGTGAATGATGCATGCTACCATCAAATCATTAGCCATTG GCTAAGCACTCATGCAATTGTTGAGCCATTTGTCATAGCAACAAACAGGCAACTGAGTGTGGTTCACCCTATTTACAAACTTCTGTTTCCTCACTACCGTGACACCATGAATATTAATTCACTTGCCCGGAAAGCCCTGGTCAATGCAGATGGTATTATAGAGAAAACATTCTTGTGGGGTAGGTACTCTATGGAAATGTCCGCTGTCATTTACAAGGACTGGGTTTTCACTGATCAAGCATTACCTAATGATCTTGTAAAGAG AGGAGTTGCTGTTAAGGACCCATCTGCTCCCCATGGAGTTCGTCTTTTGATTGAGGACTATCCTTATGCTTCTGATGGGCTAGAGATATGGGATGCCATCAAGTCCTGGGTGCAAGAATATGTCTCATTCTACTACAAGTCAGATGAGGAACTCCAAAAAGACCCTGAACTCCAAGCTTGGTGGAAAGAACTTGTAGAGGTGGGTCATGGTGATTTGAAAGATAAGCCATGGTGGCAAAAGATGCAAACTCGTGAAGAGTTGGTTGAAGCTTCCGCTATCCTCATATGGATTGCTTCAGCCCTTCATGCTGCTGTTAACTTTGGACAGTATCCATATGGAGGTTTAATCCTAAACAGGCCAACTATTAGCAGGAGATTCATGCCTGAAAAGGGGTCTCCTGAATATGATGCGTTGGCTAAGAACCCTGAGAAGGAGTTTTTGAAGACTATTACTGGCAAGAAGGAGACCCTCATTGACCTTACAGTTATAGAAATCTTGTCAAGGCACGCATCTGATGAGTTCTACCTTGGGCAGAGAGATGGTGGTGACTACTGGACTTCTGATGCCGGTCCATTAGAGGCATTTAAGAGGTTTGGAAAGAAGCTTGAAGAGATTGAAAAGAAGCTTATAGAGAAGAACAAAGATGAGACATTGAGAAACCGCTATGGGCCAGCTAAAATGCCTTACACTCTGCTCTATCCTTCTAGTGAGGAGGGATTGACTTTCAGAGGAATTCCCAACAGTATCTCTATCTAA